A DNA window from Chiroxiphia lanceolata isolate bChiLan1 chromosome 6, bChiLan1.pri, whole genome shotgun sequence contains the following coding sequences:
- the TCP11L1 gene encoding T-complex protein 11-like protein 1 isoform X2 — protein MSQNPDKLHSSEERLSGLEDGQEENSDNPDQSVRKRIRQSAPGSHRDDTPKSSPPRPVSIEELMETAKGVTNMALAHEIVVNGDFQIKPAELPEHSLEKKVRDIVHKAFWDCLEAQLKEDPPTYDHAIKLLGEIKENLLSFLLPGHTRLRNQITEVLDLDLIKQEAENGALDISKLVKFVIGMMGTLCAPARDEEIKKLNDIHEIVPLFRAIFSVLDLMKMDMANFAVSSIRPKLMQQSAEYERKKFQEFLEKQPNSLDLVTKWLQEAADDLAKLGHEMLPPHPNDGATGGTSTLCFTAVQNQAYLKLLKWDHVNRPFPETVLMDQTRFLEIQLELEQLLLVGTVLLVTFSAAGPALVDVPGFAEKIKTIVKVLLTGTHLPSFNLKESLATIGEKVCAEVNSCLSQHGFTPFSAERETVLKGQIQAVANPDNTIYRLIDSRIQKFLENYLASSHQKTLPAIPGGLGPIQRELEEVAAKGVLGT, from the exons ATGTCTCAGAATCCTGACAAGCTGCACTCAAgtgaagaaaggctgagtgGTTTGGAGGATGGTCAAGAGGAGAACTCGGACAACCCGGATCAGTCTGTCCGAAAAAGGATCCGGCAGAGCGCTCCAGGGTCACACAGAGATGACACACCCAAGT CCAGTCCTCCTCGACCTGTGTCCATAGAAGAGCTCATGGAAACAGCCAAGGGAGTCACCAACATGGCATTAGCCCATGAGATTGTTGTCAATGGAGACTTCCAGATTAAACCAGCTGAATTGCCAGAACACAG cttggaaaagaaagtCAGAGACATTGTGCATAAAGCTTTCTGGGATTGTCTGGAAGCTCAATTAAAGGAAGATCCACCAACATATGATCATGCAATTAAACTGTTGGGAGAAATTAAAGAG AATCTCCTGTCTTTCTTGTTGCCTGGTCATACTAGACTGAGAAACCAGATTACAGAAGTTCTTGATCTGGATTTGATAAAACAGGAGGCAGAAAACGGGGCCCTTGACATTTCTAAGTTGGTCAAATTTGTTATTGGGATGATGGGGActctctgtgctccagctcgagatgaagaaattaagaaactgaATGATATTCATGAAATAGTTCCTCTGTTCAG agcCATTTTCTCTGTATTAGACCTAATGAAAATGGATATGGCAAACTTCGCTGTCAGTAGTATTAGGCCAAAATTAATGCAGCAGTCTGCTgaatatgaaagaaagaagtttcaGGAGTTTCTTGAGAAACAGCCAA ATTCTTTAGACCTTGTCACAAAGTGGTTGCAAGAAGCAGCGGATGATCTTGCAAAGCTGGGACATGAAATGTTGCCTCCCCACCCTAATGATGGTGCTACTGGTGGAACCTCCACCTTGTGCTTCACTGCTGTACAAAATCAGGCCTATCTGAAGCTCCTAAAGTGGGATCATGTGAACAGGCCTTTTCCAGAA ACAGTGCTCATGGACCAGACCCGCTTCCTGGAAAtacagctggagctggagcagctcctcctggttGGGACAGTGCTCCTGGTCACGTTCAGTGCAGCAGGCCCAGCACTTGTTGATGTGCCTGGATTTGCGGAGAAAATCAAAACCATTGTCAAGGTGCTGCTGACGGGAACGCATCTTCC CTCCTTTAACCTGAAGGAATCTCTGGCCACCATTGGGGAGAAGGTGTGTGCCGAAGTGAacagctgcctttcccagcacGGCTTTACACCGTtctcagcagagagagagactgtgCTTAAAGGGCAGATCCAAGCAGTGGCCAATCCAGATAACACCATCTACAGGCTCATAG attctcGAATTCAAAAGTTTCTGGAGAATTATCTTGCATCCAGTCACCAGAAAACACTGCCTGCTATCCCTGGGGGGTTAGGCCCCATCCAAAGAGAGCTGGAAGAGGTTGCTGCCAA AGGTGTTCTTGGAACTTAG
- the TCP11L1 gene encoding T-complex protein 11-like protein 1 isoform X1, with protein sequence MSQNPDKLHSSEERLSGLEDGQEENSDNPDQSVRKRIRQSAPGSHRDDTPKSSPPRPVSIEELMETAKGVTNMALAHEIVVNGDFQIKPAELPEHSLEKKVRDIVHKAFWDCLEAQLKEDPPTYDHAIKLLGEIKENLLSFLLPGHTRLRNQITEVLDLDLIKQEAENGALDISKLVKFVIGMMGTLCAPARDEEIKKLNDIHEIVPLFRAIFSVLDLMKMDMANFAVSSIRPKLMQQSAEYERKKFQEFLEKQPNSLDLVTKWLQEAADDLAKLGHEMLPPHPNDGATGGTSTLCFTAVQNQAYLKLLKWDHVNRPFPETVLMDQTRFLEIQLELEQLLLVGTVLLVTFSAAGPALVDVPGFAEKIKTIVKVLLTGTHLPSFNLKESLATIGEKVCAEVNSCLSQHGFTPFSAERETVLKGQIQAVANPDNTIYRLIDSRIQKFLENYLASSHQKTLPAIPGGLGPIQRELEEVAAKYVRLVNYNKMVFSPYYDAVLGKILTKEESQVVGKPEES encoded by the exons ATGTCTCAGAATCCTGACAAGCTGCACTCAAgtgaagaaaggctgagtgGTTTGGAGGATGGTCAAGAGGAGAACTCGGACAACCCGGATCAGTCTGTCCGAAAAAGGATCCGGCAGAGCGCTCCAGGGTCACACAGAGATGACACACCCAAGT CCAGTCCTCCTCGACCTGTGTCCATAGAAGAGCTCATGGAAACAGCCAAGGGAGTCACCAACATGGCATTAGCCCATGAGATTGTTGTCAATGGAGACTTCCAGATTAAACCAGCTGAATTGCCAGAACACAG cttggaaaagaaagtCAGAGACATTGTGCATAAAGCTTTCTGGGATTGTCTGGAAGCTCAATTAAAGGAAGATCCACCAACATATGATCATGCAATTAAACTGTTGGGAGAAATTAAAGAG AATCTCCTGTCTTTCTTGTTGCCTGGTCATACTAGACTGAGAAACCAGATTACAGAAGTTCTTGATCTGGATTTGATAAAACAGGAGGCAGAAAACGGGGCCCTTGACATTTCTAAGTTGGTCAAATTTGTTATTGGGATGATGGGGActctctgtgctccagctcgagatgaagaaattaagaaactgaATGATATTCATGAAATAGTTCCTCTGTTCAG agcCATTTTCTCTGTATTAGACCTAATGAAAATGGATATGGCAAACTTCGCTGTCAGTAGTATTAGGCCAAAATTAATGCAGCAGTCTGCTgaatatgaaagaaagaagtttcaGGAGTTTCTTGAGAAACAGCCAA ATTCTTTAGACCTTGTCACAAAGTGGTTGCAAGAAGCAGCGGATGATCTTGCAAAGCTGGGACATGAAATGTTGCCTCCCCACCCTAATGATGGTGCTACTGGTGGAACCTCCACCTTGTGCTTCACTGCTGTACAAAATCAGGCCTATCTGAAGCTCCTAAAGTGGGATCATGTGAACAGGCCTTTTCCAGAA ACAGTGCTCATGGACCAGACCCGCTTCCTGGAAAtacagctggagctggagcagctcctcctggttGGGACAGTGCTCCTGGTCACGTTCAGTGCAGCAGGCCCAGCACTTGTTGATGTGCCTGGATTTGCGGAGAAAATCAAAACCATTGTCAAGGTGCTGCTGACGGGAACGCATCTTCC CTCCTTTAACCTGAAGGAATCTCTGGCCACCATTGGGGAGAAGGTGTGTGCCGAAGTGAacagctgcctttcccagcacGGCTTTACACCGTtctcagcagagagagagactgtgCTTAAAGGGCAGATCCAAGCAGTGGCCAATCCAGATAACACCATCTACAGGCTCATAG attctcGAATTCAAAAGTTTCTGGAGAATTATCTTGCATCCAGTCACCAGAAAACACTGCCTGCTATCCCTGGGGGGTTAGGCCCCATCCAAAGAGAGCTGGAAGAGGTTGCTGCCAAGTACGTTCGTCTCGTCAACTACAACAAAATGGTCTTCAGCCCTTACTATGATGCAGTCCTTGGCAAAATACTGACTAAGGAAGAATCCCAAGTTGTAGGGAAGCCAGAAGAGTCATAA